The Pseudomonadota bacterium genomic interval GTAGGTGTCGACTGAAGTGCGCCAGGTCTCGGAGGACTCGTCGGCCGCGCCGTCGACCTGTGTCCAACCGGTCCCCGCCAGGGTGCCGAGGCTCGTGCAGTTGTCGAACCCGTAGCTCCACACGCAGACCGGCTCCGACGCGGTCGCGTCGGTCGTGATGCACAGGTCCTCGAGGTACCACTTGTCCGCGTTCTGGCCGGTGTAGCGGAACGCGACCCGGAACATGTCGCCGGCTCCGAGACCGGTCAGGGGGACGGGGTACCCCTGGAACCAGGTGGAGTCGGTCTCTCCCGAGATGTCCATGTCGGTGGCGTCCGCCACCACGGTCCAAGACGAGCTGTCCTCCGGGGTCGTGGAGCCCGTGGGGCCGACCAACACTTCGTGCCCGGCGTAGTCGTCGCAGTACCAGCAACGCTCGGTGGCGACTAGGTAGTAGTCCACGTCGGTATCCGTGTCGGTGTCGGTGTCGGTGTCGGAGTCGGTGTCGGAGTCGGTGTCGGTGTCGGTATCGGTGTCGGTATCGGTGTCGGTATCGGAATCGGTGTCGGTGTCGGTGTCGGAATCGGTGTCGGAGTCGGTGTCGGAGTCGGTGTCGGAGTCGGTATCGGAATCGGTGTCGGAGTCGGTGTCGGAGTCGGTATCGGAGTCGGAATCCGTGTCCGTGTCCGTGTCGGTTCCCCCGAACACCGGCACGCTGTCCCCGCACGATGAGAGCGCGGTCGCCGCGACGAATGCGCCGAGGATTACGAGAACGCCGAACCCGTGCTGTGCCAAGGTCTCAATGTATCGCGTCATGAGTACCCCCGTCTTCGTTCGTTGGTTTCCTTCGACAATCATGCCTAAAAACGGTGCGAGCGGCCACATGGAAACGATCCGTCCATTCATCCTACTCGGATGCGGGCGGCGCGGTGATCGACTTCATGTCCCGGCCGGCGGCGCGCAGAAGGGCGAGCAACGCGATCTGGGCCTTGAGCCGCGTCGTGATGAGGTTCACGTTCGTCGCCGACAGCGTGCGCCGGGCGTCGGTGACGACGAGCGAGGTGCCGGTGCCCGCCTCGTAGGACGCCTCGATGAGCGTGAGGGCCTCGCGGGCGAGCGCGACCTGCCGCTCCGCGATCGCGTTGGCCGACAGCGCGGAAAGGTACTCGCGGCGCGCCGTGCGGAGCTCGGTGCCCAGCTGCCTCGCCTTGTCCTCCTCCTCGATCATCGCCTGCTTCAGGGTCGCGCGCTTGTAGTCGAGATCCCCGTACCGGAAGTGGTTGTAGATCGGCAGGCTCAGCGTGAAGACCAGCGCCCAGCGGGAGCGGTCGTCGGATCCCATGTCGCCCGGCTTCGTGAACTGGTACTGGAGCTGCCACCCCACGTCCAGGGTCGGCAGGAACTGCATCCACGACGCGTCGAGCTGCTTCTCCATGGCGCCGATAATCGCCCGCTTCGCCGCGAGATCGGTTCGAGCGGCGGACGCCCGCTCCACGAGCTTCGCGTCGTCTCCCTCGGGCGCGGGCGCGAGCCCCGCCTCGACCGGCAGCGGCAGATCCTCGCAGCCCGTGAGCTGCGCGATCGTGTCCCGCGCGTTGTCGAACGAGTAGTGCGCCATCAGGAGATCCTGGCGCGCCGACTCGAGCTCGGTCTCGGCGCGGATGACGTCGATCCGGAGCCCGGTTCCCGCCTCGTAGCGCGCCCGCGCGACGTCGAGGTGGTGCTGCGACGAGCGGATCTGCTCCTCGTAGAGGCCGATCAACGACCGGGTCATCATCGCGACGTAGAACGCCTGGGACACGCCGAGCAGCAGCAGCTGCCGGCCGTCCTCGATCGCGAGCCGGGCCGCCTCGACGCCCTTCTTCGCCGCGCCGATCGTGAACCACGACTGCGCGTTGATGAGCGCCATGCCCGCCTCGAGCACCCCCGAGAGGCTCTGCTGCGGCGAGATCACGGTGTCCTGCATGTCGGTGGCGCCCATCATGGCCAAGAGATCCGGCGGCAGGCTGTCGGCGAAGTTGAAGCTGTCCTCGTGATCGCGGTGCATCAGCGTCAGCTTGGCCTGCAGGCCCGGCAGCACGAGCGCGTACGCCTGCTTGAGCTGCGCCTCGGCCTTCTCGACCTCCAGGCGCGCCGCCTCGATCGTGAGGTTGCGCTTGTCGGCGAGCCGCAGCGCCTCGTCGAGCGTCATCTCCGGCCCCGGCGTCGTCGGCGGCATGTCGATGATCAAGGGGGCTGGCGCCTGCGGGGGCGCCGGCACCGTGGCGTCGCCGTCCTGAGCCCCGGCGCGCGCGCCGAACGCGAGGAGCACGGCGAAGAGGATGGCGGAAGCGGTTCGGGCACGGGTGCGTGTCATGTCGTCCTCCAAGACGCCCACACCCTACCTCGACTCGCGGCGGTTTTCCATCCGCGAAAGCGGCCGTCGGATCACAGGCGCCAGATCGGCCCCAGATCCACGAGCAGCGCGATCCCGCGCCCCGGCCCGTTGACCGACGACCCGTGGCACCTGTACGCCGCGTCGAACGCGTTCTCGAACGCCAGCGACACGAGCAGCAGATCCCGCAGCCGGTAGCTCGCGCGCAGGTCGAGCACGGCGAAGCCGGGCGTCCCGCCCGCGGGGATCCGCGGATCCGAGAGATCGGAGATCGTCAGGCCGTGGTGGCCCAGTCGACGTCGACGAGATCGGCACCACCCTCCATGGCGGCGTCCCGGTAGTCCAGAGTCGCGCAGCCGAGCTCGACGAGCTTCTGCCGTTCGAGGATCGCCATGCCCCGCAGGAGCGCGAAGTCGAGCTGCGCGATGGCGAGCGCCTGCGTGTCGGGGTCGGCCGCGGGCACGAGCGCCGCGAAACCGAGGAATGCCGTCGTCGTGAGCCGCATCGATTTCCTTCCGGGCAAGGGCCAATCCGAGCGGGATGCGTCGGAGATTACCACCGAATCGTCCGTCCGGTGATACAATAGAAGCCCACTGGGGATCGTGCAGGGGAGGTACGGCATGGAGATCGTATTGCGAATCTGTCTCGTGATTGCGGCGACCGCGTTCGCCTGCGCCGGGTGCGAGGGCGCGGGTGAAGCCCGGGAGGGATCGGACGCCGACACGGACGGCGACACCGACAGTGACAGCGACAGCGACAGCGACACCGACGCGGACACCGACGCCGACACCGACCCGGGCAGCTACGGGACGATCCAGGGCGTGGTGCTCGCGCCGAACGGCGACTTCCCCGTGTCCGGGGCGCTCGTGTACGTCACGAGCGGCGACGCGGTGCCGATCGAGGACAACGCGTACTGCTACGAGTGCGACGACATGACGGGCAAGAAGTGGACCCTGTCCGGCGCAGACGGGAGCTGGTCCATCACGGGCGCGCCCGCCGGCACGCGCAACCTCGTCACGCGCAAGGGGTTCTTCCAGCGCCAGCGCGAGATCGAGATCGTCGCCGACACCGTGACCGACATCCCGGCGGAGACGACGACGCTCCCGTCCGCGGACGGAGGGGAGGGCCTCGACGTCATCCCGAACTACGCGGTGCTGCTCAACACCTGGGATCAGCAGCACAACCTGCTCGCGAAGCTGGGCCTCGGCGAGCTCGACGGCTCGGGGAACCTCCTGTACGGCACGGAGCAGTTCGACATCTTCAACGACGACGAGTCGACGGGGACCTACGCGTGGTCGTCCGCGCTGTTCGCGGATCAGGGCACGCTGGACCACTACCACATGGTGTTCTTCCCGTGCACGTCCTCGTACAACGGCGTCGCCTTCGTCAACAACCACGCGACGATGCTGCAGGCGTACGTCAACGCCGGCGGCAAGATGTACAGCTCGTGCTGCACCGCGCTGTGGAACGTCGCCCCGTTCCCGGGCTACATCGACTACTACGGCGACGACTCCCCGGATCAGTTCGACATCGGCCGCATCACGAGCTCCGCGTACTCCACCACCGGCGAGACGCTCGATCCGGAGATGGCGGCGTGGCTCGAGATCGTGTCCGTGAGCGATGCGTCGAGC includes:
- a CDS encoding TolC family protein, whose amino-acid sequence is MTRTRARTASAILFAVLLAFGARAGAQDGDATVPAPPQAPAPLIIDMPPTTPGPEMTLDEALRLADKRNLTIEAARLEVEKAEAQLKQAYALVLPGLQAKLTLMHRDHEDSFNFADSLPPDLLAMMGATDMQDTVISPQQSLSGVLEAGMALINAQSWFTIGAAKKGVEAARLAIEDGRQLLLLGVSQAFYVAMMTRSLIGLYEEQIRSSQHHLDVARARYEAGTGLRIDVIRAETELESARQDLLMAHYSFDNARDTIAQLTGCEDLPLPVEAGLAPAPEGDDAKLVERASAARTDLAAKRAIIGAMEKQLDASWMQFLPTLDVGWQLQYQFTKPGDMGSDDRSRWALVFTLSLPIYNHFRYGDLDYKRATLKQAMIEEEDKARQLGTELRTARREYLSALSANAIAERQVALAREALTLIEASYEAGTGTSLVVTDARRTLSATNVNLITTRLKAQIALLALLRAAGRDMKSITAPPASE
- a CDS encoding carboxypeptidase-like regulatory domain-containing protein: MEIVLRICLVIAATAFACAGCEGAGEAREGSDADTDGDTDSDSDSDSDTDADTDADTDPGSYGTIQGVVLAPNGDFPVSGALVYVTSGDAVPIEDNAYCYECDDMTGKKWTLSGADGSWSITGAPAGTRNLVTRKGFFQRQREIEIVADTVTDIPAETTTLPSADGGEGLDVIPNYAVLLNTWDQQHNLLAKLGLGELDGSGNLLYGTEQFDIFNDDESTGTYAWSSALFADQGTLDHYHMVFFPCTSSYNGVAFVNNHATMLQAYVNAGGKMYSSCCTALWNVAPFPGYIDYYGDDSPDQFDIGRITSSAYSTTGETLDPEMAAWLEIVSVSDASSVPFNNGYVKIDGLNDVDDGHGLEDDGFWVKPKQWIVDNGSYPGSPLIVTYNWDCGKVFYSVYETSHDSGTAISPQEYVLLYVILEVGVCEGEYEEPE